A single Hippocampus zosterae strain Florida chromosome 19, ASM2543408v3, whole genome shotgun sequence DNA region contains:
- the kidins220b gene encoding kinase D-interacting substrate of 220 kDa B isoform X1, producing the protein MDTTTSIKMTTLAIQKLFGHVEEENLTALRDHLDRFKEVDGRSDNGQTPLMLAAEQGSLEIVQELIRRGANVNLDDVDCWSALISAAKEGHVEVVKELLENSAYIEHRDVGGWTALMWASYKGRVEVTKELLEHGANPNTTGQQYSVYPIIWASGRGHADVVKLLLESGAKVNCSDKYGTTSLIWAARKGHFQCVTHLLENGADVDQDGANSMTALIVAVKGGFTDVVKELLKRNPNVNMTDKDGNTALMIAAKEGYTEIVQDLLDAGTYVNIPDRSGDTVLIGAVRGGHVEIVRALLHKYADIDIRGQESKTALYWAVEKGNASMVRDILQCNPDTETCTKDGETPLIKATKMRSIEIVELLLDKGAKVSAVDKRGDTPLHIAIRGRSRRLAELLLRNPKDGRLLYRPNKAGETPYNIDCGHQKSILTQIFGARHLSPTESDGDMLGYDLYSSALADILSEPTMQPPICVGLYAQWGSGKSFLLKKLEDEMKTFAGQQMEPLLGPSWLAAVLSLLLCGGVALGLGFTLDPKLAVAVSLSLLALLYIFFVVVYFGGRREGDNWNWAWLLSNRLARHMGYLELLLKLMFVNPPELPEQSVRALPVRFLFTDYNRLSSVGGETSMAEMIATLCDACEREFGFLATRLFRVFKTDEKQGKSKWKKTCCVPSFVLFALVMGCLVSGVALMGVFRAGGDKRTLNGVLMALGSAVGVAVLLNCRTWWRVSDSVLNSQRKRLHRAANKMNQLKSEGFMKVLKTEVELMAKMAKTIDAFTQHQTRLAVVIDSLDSCEQDKVLQMLDTVRVLFSKGPFISIFASDPHIIIKAINQNLNSVLRDFVNGHDYMRNIVHLPVFLNSRGLSCARKMGGGGAANAGAPANGDAANADCGGWHEELDRKLSQHSLGESTKFGSKANLSRRDTYRRRHAQRSVTRQMSFDLTKLMVAEDWFTDISPQSMRRLLNIVSVTGRLLRANQIAFNWDRLASWINLTERWPYRTSWLILFLEESEGVPDQATLKNIYERVLRNIPTTKDVEPLLEIDGDVRAFEVFVSSRTPVLTARDIRTFLPCTVNLDPKLREIIADVRAAREQMNLGAVAVGYPTLQEVQPRPISMYSQVSSACSPSASFSGPFIPPAGGAVVPPPPHSSFYSGMAGPQHPFYNRPYFPHHHHHHHLHHPPRPPPAAYPSHFLPRVLVKSTARREAPASSSASAASGIPPTLLSAMTTDGVCEHVTQIRGIDQAMLAAYTATIRKANVNGRVLSQCNVDELKKEMNMNFGDWQLFRASVLELRQLEYEDAASEQGGLAGDHPETGRRSAAAFRTGHAPSDVSPMYSFTLSFDDLSAIGLDEQQPPRHGGPQWMGPPQRSGSVTSLNSQECSNDIAKLTDKQQAEYRCAYQEYIAQMAQLEGASGDRPGLLQPALFMTAPPDQGAKDGAEQDGRKASVSKRGGGGGGKAVSDNGDGGEALDPITEEDEKGDHGSSKSLLARKTSAERGGLFPGSKAGGGGGGGNLRYQKLTSDDDESEESDSLLLKAAVAEAKAGGCSLALKGKDYLSDATLDKKDSSDSGVRSNESSPNHSLQDEEAELSQAERADLIQLNEGGKRGAPAAENRMSICSPEETWPASQTWNLNRTSGSVTLNNNNAANARQGEQPGQTPRSAPAADTIIPPASTAGVARPGPDNENVRVVHLKRSLKPGDPPEVCTATADAVAFGEERESIL; encoded by the exons ATGGACACCACCACTTCCATCAAGATGACCACGCTGGCCATTCAGAAGCTGTTCGGCCACGTGGAGGAGGAGAACCTGACGGCGCTGCGTGACCATCTGGACCGCTTTAAGGAAGTGGACGGACGCAGCGAC AATGGGCAGACGCCACTGATGCTGGCCGCCGAGCAGGGGAGCCTGGAAATTGTGCAGGAGCTCATCCGGCGAGGAGCCAACGTCAACTTGGATGACGTG GACTGCTGGTCGGCACTGATCTCAGCTGCCAAGGAAGGTCACGTGGAGGTGGTGAAGGAGCTCCTGGAGAACAGCGCCTACATCGAGCATCGCGACGTG GGAGGATGGACGGCGCTCATGTGGGCCTCGTATAAAGGTCGCGTGGAGGTCAccaaggagctgctggagcaCGGCGCCAACCCCAACACCACCGGACAG CAGTACAGCGTGTACCCCATCATCTGGGCGTCCGGGCGAGGTCACGCCGACGTCGTTAAACTCTTGTTGGAGAGCGGAGCCAAAGTCAACTGTTCGGATAAG TACGGGACGACGTCTCTCATCTGGGCGGCGAGGAAAGGCCATTTCCAGTGCGTCACGCACTTGCTGGAGAACGGCGCCGACGTCGACCAGGACGGAGCG AACTCCATGACGGCGCTGATCGTGGCGGTGAAGGGCGGCTTCACAGACGTGGTGAAGGAACTGCTGAAGCGCAACCCCAACGTCAACATGACGGACAAAGATGGCAACACGGCGCTGATGATCGCCGCCAAGGAAGGCTACACCGAGATCGTGCAGGACCTCCTCGACGCCGGCACCTACGTCAACATTCCCGACCGG AGCGGCGATACGGTGCTGATTGGAGCGGTGAGGGGGGGCCACGTGGAGATTGTCAGAGCTCTGCTGCACAAGTACGCCGATATCGACATTCGAGGGCAG GAGAGTAAGACGGCACTGTACTGGGCGGTGGAGAAAGGCAACGCCTCGATGGTGCGCGACATCCTGCAGTGCAACCCCGACACGGAGACGTGCACCAAG GATGGCGAGACGCCTCTGATCAAAGCCACCAAGATGAGGAGCATCGAGATCGTCGAGCTGCTGCTGGATAAAGGGGCCAAGGTGTCCGCCGTCGACAAG CGAGGAGACACGCCCCTGCACATCGCCATCCGGGGGCGCAGCCGCCGCCTGGCCGAGCTGCTCCTGCGGAACCCCAAAGATGGCCGCCTGCTCTACCGGCCCAACAAGGCCGGCGAGACGCCGTACAACATCGACTGCGGCCACCAGAAGAGCATCCTCACGCAGATCTTCGGCGCCC GTCACCTGTCGCCCACCGAGTCGGACGGCGACATGCTCGGCTACGACCTGTACAGCTCGGCCCTCGCCGACATCCTGAGCGAGCCCACCATGCAGCCCCCCATCTGCGTGGGGCTCTACGCGCAGTGGGGCAGCGGAAAGTCCTTCCTGCTCAAGAAGCTGGAAG ATGAGATGAAGACCTTCGCGGGGCAGCAGATGGAGCCGCTGTTGGGCCCCTCGTGGCTGGCGGCCGTCCTGTCGCTCCTCCTGTGCGGGGGGGTGGCGCTGGGGCTGGGCTTCACCTTGGACCCCAAGCTGGCCGTGGCCGTCTCGCTCAGCCTGCTGGCGCTGCTCTACATTTTCTTCG TGGTGGTGTACTTTGGGGGCCGGCGCGAGGGGGACAACTGGAACTGGGCGTGGCTCCTCAGCAACCGCCTGGCCCGCCACATGGGATACTTGGAGCTCCTCCTCAAGCTGATGTTCGTCAACCCGCCGGAGCTCCCGGAGCAGAGCGTCCGAGCGCTGCCCGTCAG GTTCCTGTTCACCGATTACAACCGTCTGTCGAGCGTCGGCGGCGAGACGTCGATGGCCGAAATGATCGCCACGCTGTGTGACGCGTGCGAGAGGGAGTTTGGATTCCTGGCCACTCGCCTCTTCAGGGTGTTCAAGACGGACGAAAAGCAAG GAAAGAGCAAGTGGAAGAAAACCTGTTGCGTGCCGTCCTTCGTGCTCTTCGCGCTGGTGATGGGCTGCCTGGTGAGCGGCGTGGCGCTGATGGGCGTCTTCCGGGCGGGCGGCGACAAGCGGACGCTCAACGGCGTCCTGATGGCGCTGGGCAGCGCGGTGGGCGTGGCCGTCCTGCTCAACTGCCGCACGTGGTGGCGGGTCTCCGACTCGGTGCTCAACTCGCAGAGGAAGCGGCTGCACCGCGCCGCCAACAAGATGAACCAACTCAAGAGCGAAGGCTTCATGAAG GTTCTGAAGACCGAAGTGGAGCTGATGGCCAAGATGGCCAAGACCATCGACGCTTTCACTCAGCACCAGACCAGGTTGGCGGTGGTCATTGACAGCCTGGACTCGTGCGAGCAGGACAAAGTTCTGCAGATGCTCGACACG GTGCGAGTCCTGTTCTCCAAGGGTCCCTTCATCTCCATCTTTGCCAGCGACCCGCACATCATCATCAAGGCCATCAACCAGAACCTCAACAGCGTCCTGCGGGACTTTGTCAACGGACACGACTACATGAGGAACATCGTCCACCTGCCCGTCTTCCTCAACAGCAGAGGCCTTTCCTGCGCCAGgaagatgggcggcggcggtgcGGCCAACGCCGGCGCGCCCGCCAACGGGGATGCCGCCAACGCCGATTGTGGAGGATGGCACGAGGAGCTGGACAGGAAGTTGTCGCAGCACAGCTTGGGAGAATCCACCAAGTTTGGCAGCAAGGCCAACCTCAGCCGCCGG GACACGTACCGGCGACGCCACGCCCAGCGCTCGGTGACTCGCCAGATGTCGTTCGACTTGACCAAGCTGATGGTGGCCGAAGACTGGTTCACAGACATCAGCCCTCAGAGCATGAGGAGACTCCTCAACATCGTCTCCGTCACCG GTCGTCTGCTGCGAGCCAATCAGATCGCGTTCAACTGGGACCGCCTGGCCTCGTGGATCAACCTGACCGAGCGCTGGCCCTACAGGACGTCCTGGCTCATCCTCTTCCTGGAGGAGAGCGAGGGCGTCCCCGACCAGGCTACCCTCAAGAACATTTACGAGAG GGTGCTGAGGAACATCCCCACCACCAAAGACGTGGAACCGCTGCTGGAGATCGACGGAGACGTTCGCGCCTTCGAAGTCTTTGTGTCCTCGCGGACGCCCGTGCTGACCGCCAGGGACATTCGCACCTTCCTGCCCTGCACCGTCAACCTGGACCCCAAACTGCGCGAAATCATCGCCG ACGTGCGTGCGGCGCGCGAGCAGATGAACCTGGGCGCCGTCGCCGTGGGCTACCCGACCCTGCAGGAGGTCCAGCCCCGGCCCATCTCGATGTACAGTCAGGTGTCGTCGGCGTGCTCGCCGTCCGCCTCCTTCAGCGGGCCGTTCATCCCACCGGCGGGGGGGGCCGtggtgccgccgccgcctcacAGCAGCTTCTACAGCGGCATGGCCGGGCCCCAGCACCCCTTCTACAACAGG CCATATttccctcaccaccaccaccaccaccatcttcACCATCCGCCGCGTCCGCCGCCGGCGGCCTACCCATCACACTTCCTTCCCCGCGTGCTCGTTAAGAGCACGGCCCGCCGCGAGGCCCCCGCAAGT AGCTCCGCCTCCGCGGCTTCGGGGATCCCGCCCACCCTCCTGAGCGCCATGACGACGGATGGCGTGTGCGAGCACGTCACACAGATCCGGGGCATCGACCAGGCCATGTTGGCCGCCTACACCGCCACCATCCGGAAG GCCAACGTGAACGGACGAGTCCTGTCGCAGTGCAACGTGGACGAACTGAAGAAGGAGATGAACATGAATTTCGGAGACTGGCAGCTCTTCCGAGCCAGC gTGCTGGAACTGCGACAGCTGGAGTACGAGGACGCCGCCAGTGAGCAAGGCGGCCTGGCGGGTGACCACCCGGAGACGGGCCGGCGGTCCGCGGCGGCGTTTCGGACCGGCCACGCCCCCAGCGACGTCTCCCCCATGTACAGCTTCACTCTGAGCTTCGACGATCTCAGCGCCATCGGCCTGGACGAGCAGCAGCCCCCCAGACACGGTGGCCCGCAATGGATG GGCCCCCCGCAGCGGAGCGGCAGCGTCACCAGCCTCAACTCGCAGGAATGCAGCAATGACATCGCCAAGCTGACGGATAAGCAGCAGGCCGAGTACCGATGCGCTTACCAGGAGTACATCGCGCAGATGGCCCAGTTGGAAGGCGCCTCCGGCGATAGACCGGGCCTGCTTCAGCCGGCGCTTTTTATGACGGCGCCTCCGGACCAGGGCGCCAAGGATGGCGCCGAGCAAGACGGACGCAAGGCCTCGGTGAGCAAGaggggcggcggaggcggcggcaaaGCGGTGTCTGACAACGGCGATGGCGGCGAAGCACTGGATCCTATCACCGAAGAAGACGAGAAGGGAGACCACGGCTCGTCCAAGTCCCTGCTGGCTCGCAAGACCTCGGCGGAGCGCGGTGGCCTGTTCCCTGGCTCcaaggcgggcggcggcggcggcggcggcaacctGCGCTACCAGAAGCTAACCAGCGACGACGACGAGTCTGAAGAGTCCGACTCCCTGCTGCTGAAAGCGGCGGTGGCGGAGGCCAAAGCGGGGGGCTGCTCCCTGGCCCTGAAGGGGAAGGACTACCTGTCGGACGCCACCTTGGACAAGAAGGACTCCTCCGACTCGGGTGTGCGCTCCAACGAGAGCTCGCCCAACCACTCGCTGCAGGACGAGGAGGCCGAGCTGTCGCAGGCGGAGCGCGCCGACTTGATCCAGCTGAACGAAGGAGGCAAGCGAGGCGCCCCCGCCGCCGAGAACCGCATGTCCATCTGCAGTCCCGAGGAGACCTGGCCCGCCTCGCAGACCTGGAACCTGAACCGCACGTCCGGCAGCGTCacgctcaacaacaacaacgccgCCAACGCCCGGCAGGGCGAACAGCCCGGCCAGACGCCCCGCAGCGCCCCCGCTGCCGACACCATCATCCCACCCGCGTCCACCGCCGGAGTCGCCCGGCCCGGCCCCGACAACGAAAACGTGCGAGTGGTCCACCTGAAGAGGAGCCTGAAGCCGGGAGACCCTCCCGAGGTCTGCACCGCGACGGCCGACGCCGTCGCCTTCGGGGAGGAGCGCGAAAGCATCCTGTGA
- the kidins220b gene encoding kinase D-interacting substrate of 220 kDa B isoform X3, translating to MDTTTSIKMTTLAIQKLFGHVEEENLTALRDHLDRFKEVDGRSDNGQTPLMLAAEQGSLEIVQELIRRGANVNLDDVDCWSALISAAKEGHVEVVKELLENSAYIEHRDVGGWTALMWASYKGRVEVTKELLEHGANPNTTGQQYSVYPIIWASGRGHADVVKLLLESGAKVNCSDKYGTTSLIWAARKGHFQCVTHLLENGADVDQDGANSMTALIVAVKGGFTDVVKELLKRNPNVNMTDKDGNTALMIAAKEGYTEIVQDLLDAGTYVNIPDRSGDTVLIGAVRGGHVEIVRALLHKYADIDIRGQESKTALYWAVEKGNASMVRDILQCNPDTETCTKDGETPLIKATKMRSIEIVELLLDKGAKVSAVDKRGDTPLHIAIRGRSRRLAELLLRNPKDGRLLYRPNKAGETPYNIDCGHQKSILTQIFGARHLSPTESDGDMLGYDLYSSALADILSEPTMQPPICVGLYAQWGSGKSFLLKKLEDEMKTFAGQQMEPLLGPSWLAAVLSLLLCGGVALGLGFTLDPKLAVAVSLSLLALLYIFFVVVYFGGRREGDNWNWAWLLSNRLARHMGYLELLLKLMFVNPPELPEQSVRALPVRFLFTDYNRLSSVGGETSMAEMIATLCDACEREFGFLATRLFRVFKTDEKQGKSKWKKTCCVPSFVLFALVMGCLVSGVALMGVFRAGGDKRTLNGVLMALGSAVGVAVLLNCRTWWRVSDSVLNSQRKRLHRAANKMNQLKSEGFMKVLKTEVELMAKMAKTIDAFTQHQTRLAVVIDSLDSCEQDKVLQMLDTVRVLFSKGPFISIFASDPHIIIKAINQNLNSVLRDFVNGHDYMRNIVHLPVFLNSRGLSCARKMGGGGAANAGAPANGDAANADCGGWHEELDRKLSQHSLGESTKFGSKANLSRRDTYRRRHAQRSVTRQMSFDLTKLMVAEDWFTDISPQSMRRLLNIVSVTGRLLRANQIAFNWDRLASWINLTERWPYRTSWLILFLEESEGVPDQATLKNIYERVLRNIPTTKDVEPLLEIDGDVRAFEVFVSSRTPVLTARDIRTFLPCTVNLDPKLREIIADVRAAREQMNLGAVAVGYPTLQEVQPRPISMYSQVSSACSPSASFSGPFIPPAGGAVVPPPPHSSFYSGMAGPQHPFYNRSSASAASGIPPTLLSAMTTDGVCEHVTQIRGIDQAMLAAYTATIRKANVNGRVLSQCNVDELKKEMNMNFGDWQLFRASVLELRQLEYEDAASEQGGLAGDHPETGRRSAAAFRTGHAPSDVSPMYSFTLSFDDLSAIGLDEQQPPRHGGPQWMGPPQRSGSVTSLNSQECSNDIAKLTDKQQAEYRCAYQEYIAQMAQLEGASGDRPGLLQPALFMTAPPDQGAKDGAEQDGRKASVSKRGGGGGGKAVSDNGDGGEALDPITEEDEKGDHGSSKSLLARKTSAERGGLFPGSKAGGGGGGGNLRYQKLTSDDDESEESDSLLLKAAVAEAKAGGCSLALKGKDYLSDATLDKKDSSDSGVRSNESSPNHSLQDEEAELSQAERADLIQLNEGGKRGAPAAENRMSICSPEETWPASQTWNLNRTSGSVTLNNNNAANARQGEQPGQTPRSAPAADTIIPPASTAGVARPGPDNENVRVVHLKRSLKPGDPPEVCTATADAVAFGEERESIL from the exons ATGGACACCACCACTTCCATCAAGATGACCACGCTGGCCATTCAGAAGCTGTTCGGCCACGTGGAGGAGGAGAACCTGACGGCGCTGCGTGACCATCTGGACCGCTTTAAGGAAGTGGACGGACGCAGCGAC AATGGGCAGACGCCACTGATGCTGGCCGCCGAGCAGGGGAGCCTGGAAATTGTGCAGGAGCTCATCCGGCGAGGAGCCAACGTCAACTTGGATGACGTG GACTGCTGGTCGGCACTGATCTCAGCTGCCAAGGAAGGTCACGTGGAGGTGGTGAAGGAGCTCCTGGAGAACAGCGCCTACATCGAGCATCGCGACGTG GGAGGATGGACGGCGCTCATGTGGGCCTCGTATAAAGGTCGCGTGGAGGTCAccaaggagctgctggagcaCGGCGCCAACCCCAACACCACCGGACAG CAGTACAGCGTGTACCCCATCATCTGGGCGTCCGGGCGAGGTCACGCCGACGTCGTTAAACTCTTGTTGGAGAGCGGAGCCAAAGTCAACTGTTCGGATAAG TACGGGACGACGTCTCTCATCTGGGCGGCGAGGAAAGGCCATTTCCAGTGCGTCACGCACTTGCTGGAGAACGGCGCCGACGTCGACCAGGACGGAGCG AACTCCATGACGGCGCTGATCGTGGCGGTGAAGGGCGGCTTCACAGACGTGGTGAAGGAACTGCTGAAGCGCAACCCCAACGTCAACATGACGGACAAAGATGGCAACACGGCGCTGATGATCGCCGCCAAGGAAGGCTACACCGAGATCGTGCAGGACCTCCTCGACGCCGGCACCTACGTCAACATTCCCGACCGG AGCGGCGATACGGTGCTGATTGGAGCGGTGAGGGGGGGCCACGTGGAGATTGTCAGAGCTCTGCTGCACAAGTACGCCGATATCGACATTCGAGGGCAG GAGAGTAAGACGGCACTGTACTGGGCGGTGGAGAAAGGCAACGCCTCGATGGTGCGCGACATCCTGCAGTGCAACCCCGACACGGAGACGTGCACCAAG GATGGCGAGACGCCTCTGATCAAAGCCACCAAGATGAGGAGCATCGAGATCGTCGAGCTGCTGCTGGATAAAGGGGCCAAGGTGTCCGCCGTCGACAAG CGAGGAGACACGCCCCTGCACATCGCCATCCGGGGGCGCAGCCGCCGCCTGGCCGAGCTGCTCCTGCGGAACCCCAAAGATGGCCGCCTGCTCTACCGGCCCAACAAGGCCGGCGAGACGCCGTACAACATCGACTGCGGCCACCAGAAGAGCATCCTCACGCAGATCTTCGGCGCCC GTCACCTGTCGCCCACCGAGTCGGACGGCGACATGCTCGGCTACGACCTGTACAGCTCGGCCCTCGCCGACATCCTGAGCGAGCCCACCATGCAGCCCCCCATCTGCGTGGGGCTCTACGCGCAGTGGGGCAGCGGAAAGTCCTTCCTGCTCAAGAAGCTGGAAG ATGAGATGAAGACCTTCGCGGGGCAGCAGATGGAGCCGCTGTTGGGCCCCTCGTGGCTGGCGGCCGTCCTGTCGCTCCTCCTGTGCGGGGGGGTGGCGCTGGGGCTGGGCTTCACCTTGGACCCCAAGCTGGCCGTGGCCGTCTCGCTCAGCCTGCTGGCGCTGCTCTACATTTTCTTCG TGGTGGTGTACTTTGGGGGCCGGCGCGAGGGGGACAACTGGAACTGGGCGTGGCTCCTCAGCAACCGCCTGGCCCGCCACATGGGATACTTGGAGCTCCTCCTCAAGCTGATGTTCGTCAACCCGCCGGAGCTCCCGGAGCAGAGCGTCCGAGCGCTGCCCGTCAG GTTCCTGTTCACCGATTACAACCGTCTGTCGAGCGTCGGCGGCGAGACGTCGATGGCCGAAATGATCGCCACGCTGTGTGACGCGTGCGAGAGGGAGTTTGGATTCCTGGCCACTCGCCTCTTCAGGGTGTTCAAGACGGACGAAAAGCAAG GAAAGAGCAAGTGGAAGAAAACCTGTTGCGTGCCGTCCTTCGTGCTCTTCGCGCTGGTGATGGGCTGCCTGGTGAGCGGCGTGGCGCTGATGGGCGTCTTCCGGGCGGGCGGCGACAAGCGGACGCTCAACGGCGTCCTGATGGCGCTGGGCAGCGCGGTGGGCGTGGCCGTCCTGCTCAACTGCCGCACGTGGTGGCGGGTCTCCGACTCGGTGCTCAACTCGCAGAGGAAGCGGCTGCACCGCGCCGCCAACAAGATGAACCAACTCAAGAGCGAAGGCTTCATGAAG GTTCTGAAGACCGAAGTGGAGCTGATGGCCAAGATGGCCAAGACCATCGACGCTTTCACTCAGCACCAGACCAGGTTGGCGGTGGTCATTGACAGCCTGGACTCGTGCGAGCAGGACAAAGTTCTGCAGATGCTCGACACG GTGCGAGTCCTGTTCTCCAAGGGTCCCTTCATCTCCATCTTTGCCAGCGACCCGCACATCATCATCAAGGCCATCAACCAGAACCTCAACAGCGTCCTGCGGGACTTTGTCAACGGACACGACTACATGAGGAACATCGTCCACCTGCCCGTCTTCCTCAACAGCAGAGGCCTTTCCTGCGCCAGgaagatgggcggcggcggtgcGGCCAACGCCGGCGCGCCCGCCAACGGGGATGCCGCCAACGCCGATTGTGGAGGATGGCACGAGGAGCTGGACAGGAAGTTGTCGCAGCACAGCTTGGGAGAATCCACCAAGTTTGGCAGCAAGGCCAACCTCAGCCGCCGG GACACGTACCGGCGACGCCACGCCCAGCGCTCGGTGACTCGCCAGATGTCGTTCGACTTGACCAAGCTGATGGTGGCCGAAGACTGGTTCACAGACATCAGCCCTCAGAGCATGAGGAGACTCCTCAACATCGTCTCCGTCACCG GTCGTCTGCTGCGAGCCAATCAGATCGCGTTCAACTGGGACCGCCTGGCCTCGTGGATCAACCTGACCGAGCGCTGGCCCTACAGGACGTCCTGGCTCATCCTCTTCCTGGAGGAGAGCGAGGGCGTCCCCGACCAGGCTACCCTCAAGAACATTTACGAGAG GGTGCTGAGGAACATCCCCACCACCAAAGACGTGGAACCGCTGCTGGAGATCGACGGAGACGTTCGCGCCTTCGAAGTCTTTGTGTCCTCGCGGACGCCCGTGCTGACCGCCAGGGACATTCGCACCTTCCTGCCCTGCACCGTCAACCTGGACCCCAAACTGCGCGAAATCATCGCCG ACGTGCGTGCGGCGCGCGAGCAGATGAACCTGGGCGCCGTCGCCGTGGGCTACCCGACCCTGCAGGAGGTCCAGCCCCGGCCCATCTCGATGTACAGTCAGGTGTCGTCGGCGTGCTCGCCGTCCGCCTCCTTCAGCGGGCCGTTCATCCCACCGGCGGGGGGGGCCGtggtgccgccgccgcctcacAGCAGCTTCTACAGCGGCATGGCCGGGCCCCAGCACCCCTTCTACAACAGG AGCTCCGCCTCCGCGGCTTCGGGGATCCCGCCCACCCTCCTGAGCGCCATGACGACGGATGGCGTGTGCGAGCACGTCACACAGATCCGGGGCATCGACCAGGCCATGTTGGCCGCCTACACCGCCACCATCCGGAAG GCCAACGTGAACGGACGAGTCCTGTCGCAGTGCAACGTGGACGAACTGAAGAAGGAGATGAACATGAATTTCGGAGACTGGCAGCTCTTCCGAGCCAGC gTGCTGGAACTGCGACAGCTGGAGTACGAGGACGCCGCCAGTGAGCAAGGCGGCCTGGCGGGTGACCACCCGGAGACGGGCCGGCGGTCCGCGGCGGCGTTTCGGACCGGCCACGCCCCCAGCGACGTCTCCCCCATGTACAGCTTCACTCTGAGCTTCGACGATCTCAGCGCCATCGGCCTGGACGAGCAGCAGCCCCCCAGACACGGTGGCCCGCAATGGATG GGCCCCCCGCAGCGGAGCGGCAGCGTCACCAGCCTCAACTCGCAGGAATGCAGCAATGACATCGCCAAGCTGACGGATAAGCAGCAGGCCGAGTACCGATGCGCTTACCAGGAGTACATCGCGCAGATGGCCCAGTTGGAAGGCGCCTCCGGCGATAGACCGGGCCTGCTTCAGCCGGCGCTTTTTATGACGGCGCCTCCGGACCAGGGCGCCAAGGATGGCGCCGAGCAAGACGGACGCAAGGCCTCGGTGAGCAAGaggggcggcggaggcggcggcaaaGCGGTGTCTGACAACGGCGATGGCGGCGAAGCACTGGATCCTATCACCGAAGAAGACGAGAAGGGAGACCACGGCTCGTCCAAGTCCCTGCTGGCTCGCAAGACCTCGGCGGAGCGCGGTGGCCTGTTCCCTGGCTCcaaggcgggcggcggcggcggcggcggcaacctGCGCTACCAGAAGCTAACCAGCGACGACGACGAGTCTGAAGAGTCCGACTCCCTGCTGCTGAAAGCGGCGGTGGCGGAGGCCAAAGCGGGGGGCTGCTCCCTGGCCCTGAAGGGGAAGGACTACCTGTCGGACGCCACCTTGGACAAGAAGGACTCCTCCGACTCGGGTGTGCGCTCCAACGAGAGCTCGCCCAACCACTCGCTGCAGGACGAGGAGGCCGAGCTGTCGCAGGCGGAGCGCGCCGACTTGATCCAGCTGAACGAAGGAGGCAAGCGAGGCGCCCCCGCCGCCGAGAACCGCATGTCCATCTGCAGTCCCGAGGAGACCTGGCCCGCCTCGCAGACCTGGAACCTGAACCGCACGTCCGGCAGCGTCacgctcaacaacaacaacgccgCCAACGCCCGGCAGGGCGAACAGCCCGGCCAGACGCCCCGCAGCGCCCCCGCTGCCGACACCATCATCCCACCCGCGTCCACCGCCGGAGTCGCCCGGCCCGGCCCCGACAACGAAAACGTGCGAGTGGTCCACCTGAAGAGGAGCCTGAAGCCGGGAGACCCTCCCGAGGTCTGCACCGCGACGGCCGACGCCGTCGCCTTCGGGGAGGAGCGCGAAAGCATCCTGTGA